GAGCGCCTGGTCGCGGTCGAGCCCCGCGCGTTCGACGACGGCGAGAGCTTCGGCGAGCGACGCCGCCTGCACGCCGCACAGGAAGTTGTTCACGAGCTTGAGCAGCGCGCCGCTCCCCGTGGGCCCCACGTGCACGACGCCGCGCCCCATCGCCTCGAACGCCGGACGCGCGCGCGCCAGCGCCGCCGCCGCACCGCCGACGAGGAACAGCAGCTCGCCCGCGTTCGCCTGCGTCTTGCTTCCAGTGACCGGCGCGTCGAGCAGCGCGCAGCCGCGCGCGTCCGCGGCGGCGGCCAGCTCGGCGACCCACTCCGGCGTCAGCGTGCTGGATTCGACCATCACCGTGTCGGGCGCAGCGGCGCCCAACGCGCCGCGGTCGCCGAGCCACACCGCGCGCGACGCCGCGTCGTCGGCGACCATCGCGATCACGATCGACGCGCCGGTGGCCGCGTCGCGCGGCGAGTCGGCCACGCGCGCGCCGGCGGCGGCGAGCGGCGCGGCGCGCTCGGCGGAGCGGTTCCACACGGTCAGCGGGAACCCGGCGCCCAACAGGCTTCGCGCCATGCCGCTGCCCATCGTGCCGAGGCCGAGCAGCGCGACGCGCGGGCGCGCGGTGTCGGCGCTCATGCGAGCGACCCCACGGCGACCGGCGCGTGCGACGCCGCGTCCACGCGCAGCGGGTTGCGCAGCGCGCGGCCGAAGCCGTCGAACGCCACGCGCATCACGTCGCCGTCGACGAGACGCAGACCGTCGCCGAAGCTCAGCGCGCAGGCGCCGAAGTAGTGCACGTGCGCGTCTCCCGGCCGCCGGTGCGCGGCGAACTTGAAGTGATGATGCTCGATGTTGGACAGGCTGTGCGACATCTCCGCCTCGCCGGTGAGGATGGTGCGCGACCAGACGTCGGTGCCGCCGCGCTCGATCGCCACCTCGCCGCGCACCGAGTCGAACGTGGGACCGACGACCAGCTCGGGGCCGAGCGCGCAGGTGCGCAGCTTGGATCCGGCGAGGTTGAGGTAGTTGCGCTTCTCGAACACGTGGTCGGAGAACTCGTTGCCCGTGCACATCCCCACGCGCCACGGCGTGCCGTCCGGCGCGACGACGTAGATGCCCGCGATCTCCGCCTCCTCGCCGCCGTCCTCCGCGTACGGGGGCACCTCGAGCGGCTCGCCGTGCGCACGCAGCGTGGTGCCGCATCCCTTGTAAAACCACTCAGGCGCCACGCCCACCACGCCGTCGGCGGGCCTGCCGCGCTCGAGGCCCCAGCGGAACATCCTCATGCTGTCGGTGAGCTGCGACTCGTCGCCGTGCATCGCCTGCCGGTCGCGCGCGCTGCCGAGGTGCGTGAGGCCCGTGCCGGTCACGAGACAGCGTGCCGGCTCCTCGGGATGGTCGAACGGCACCATGAGACGCCACGCGCTGCGGCCCTCGTATACCTCATCGTAGTCGAGCGTCTCGTCGCTCGCGTGCTCGTGCACGATGTCGGTGAGGGACTTGCCGCCGACGATCGCGGCCTGCGCGAGCGCGTACGTCGAGTCGAACGTGCCTAACAGTCGGAGCCGCGGCTCGTCCACGAGCGCGACGCGGCGCTCCGAGCCCCGGCGGAGTTGTGCGAGTCGGGTCATGCTCTGGAGGTCTCACGCGGAGACGCGGAGAACGCGGAGACAACCAACATGAGGTTGTTGCCGTTCTCCGCGTCCTCCGCGTCTCCGCGTGCAATGTCGACGTTCACTCGATCACCTCGAACCGCTCCAGCGACGCCTCGTTCACCGTCAGTCCCAGCCCCGGCACGTTCTCCGGAAGATCGATGAACCCGTCGGTCGGCGTCGGCTCGCCGTCGAAGATGTACCAGAACAGCTCGTTCCCGACCTCGACGTCGACCGGCGGGAAGAACTCCGCCATCGGCGAGTTGAGGCTCGCCATCACGACGTGGTAGTTGTGCATCTGCCCCGCGTGCGGGATCACCGGGATGCCGTGCGCCTCGGCCAGCGCGGCGATCTTGCGCGCCTGCGTGAGACCGCCCACGCGGTTCGTGTCGAACTGCACGTAGTCGAGCGCCCGCGCCTCGAGCAGATCGCGGAAGCCGGCGAGCGTGAACTCGTGCTCGCCGCCGGCGATCGGGATCGACGTGCGCCGCCGGAGCTCCGCGTAGCCGTGCGTGTCGTCGGGGATCACCGCCTCCTCCAGCCACCGCAGCCCGAACGGCTCGAGCAGCGGGAGCATGCGCTTCGCGTAGTCGAGCGACCAGCCCATGTAGGCGTCGGCCATCACGTCCACGTCGTCGCCGACCGTCTCGCGCACGGTGCGCACGAGATCGACGTTGTGCCGCATCCCGGCCGCGCCGTCGGTGGGACCCCAGCCGAAGCGGAGCTTCATCGCACGGTAGCCCTCGCGCTTGTAGCGCGCCGCCTCCGACGCCAGCTCGTCGAGCGGGGTGCTGTACAGCCGGCTCGCGTACACCGGGATGCGCGGCTTCGTGCGGCCGCCTAACAAGCGATACACCGGCTGCCGCGCCGCCTTGCCGAGCAGATCCCACAGCGCGATGTCCACCGCGCTGATCGCGACCATGCCGATCCCCTTCCGGCCGAACGCCATGGTCTTGCGGTACATGTGCTGCCAGAGGAACTCCACGTCCCACGGATCGGCGCCGACCAGCAGCGGCGCGAGATAGAGGTCGATCACCTGCTTCGTGACGCGCGGCGACAGTGCCGCGTTGCCGACGCCCACCAGGCCGTCGTCGGTGAAGATCTCGCACAGCAGCCAGCCGTGGAACGTGAACGTCCCCATGGTCTCGGGCGCGAGCGACGGGGCGACGAGGTCCATCGGGTTCGTGCAGAAGTGGGGCGGCAGCGGGACGACGGGTCCCTTCCACTCCACGACGCGGGTGCGGATCCGCGTGATCTTCATGCGGGTTGCGTGACGGGTTGCCGCTCGGCGAGAGCGGTCGAGAGCGGCCGGATGACGGGGATGCCGACGCACAGGACCGCGAACGCGATCACGTGCAGCGATCCCGAGATCACGAGCGCGGGGGTGTAGCTCTGGCCGTGGTCGCGCAGATACCCGACCACCTGGCCGAGCAGCACGCCGCCCATCGCGCCGCCGAAGCCGACCAGTCCCGCGAGCGTGCCGACGGCACGGCGCGAGATCATGTCGGTCGGGAGGATCATGACGAGCGTGGACCACGACTGCTGGCCGAAGAACGCGAGGCTGAACACGAAGATCACCCAGCCCACGGAGTGCAGCCCCGGCACGAGCATCACCCACGGCATGAGTGCCGCGCTCGCGCCGAGCGCGATCTTGCGCGCCGCGTTCACCGACAGGCCGCGCGCGAGCAGCCGGCTCGAGAGCGCGCCGCCGCACACGGAGCCGACACCCGACGCCGCGTACGGGATCCAGCCGATCGCGCCCGCGGTCCTGATGTCGAGGTGGAACGCGTCGAACAGGTACTTCGGGAGCCAGAACAGGTAGAAGTACCACGCGCCGTCGCTCAGGAACTTCGCGAGCACCACCGCCCACGTCTCGCGGTGGCGCAGCAGCGCGCCTAACGGAGAGCGCTCCACCTCCGCCGGCGCGGTCGCCGGCTCGGCCGGCGTGCGATAGACGCGCCACCACCACAGGGTCCAGAGCAGGCCGAGCGCGCCGGTGAGGAAGAAGACCCACCGCCACGGCGCGAGCCCGAGCCAGTCCACGCGCGTGAGCACGAGCGCGATGAGCGGCGGCGCGGCGACGGCGCCGACGGCGGTGCCGGCGTTGATCATCCCCATCGCGGTGGAGCGCTCGGTCACCGGAAACCACTCCGCCACCGCGCGCGTCGCCGTGGGAAAGCCGCCGCCCTCGCCGACGCCCAACAGCAGGCGACTCGCGCCGAGCATGAGGACGCCGAAGGGGAGGCCGAGCAGCGCGGGCATGCCGTGATTGCCGGCGAGCCCGTGGCTCGCGCACGCCAGCGACCAGAAGAGCATGATGACGAGGAACCCGCGCCGCGTCCCCTGCGCGTCCACGAACCGCCCGCCGCCGAGGTACATCAGCCCGTACGTGATCAGGAACGCCGAGTCGAGCGACGCCTTCGTCTCGTTCGAGATCGCGATGTCGCGCTGCACCGCGGCGATCGCCCACGGGAGCGTCTGCCGATCGAGATAGCTGATCGCGATCGCGACGGTGACGAGGAGCGCGATGCGCCACCGGCGATGCTCGATGCTTCGATCCGGCGGGCGTGGCTCCATGCGCGGGACGGCTCCTCGGGTGTGGGACGCGGATCGCGCCGATGTCGCGGATACTCGTGCTCGTTCCGATTCGTTGAGCACCGGCTTCTCCGTCGAATCAGCGCGATCCGCGTGATCCGCGTGATCCGCGACTCGACCGGGGAGTCGTCCGTGTCGAGGAGGCCGGACCCGGCGCGACGGAGAAGCGGTAGATCGTCGTCGACCGGAACGTCTCGCCCGGTCGCAGCACGATCGACGGGAACTCGGAGTGGTGGATCGCGTCCGGGAAGTGCTGGGTCTCGAGCGAGAACCCCGCGTGCCGCTGCAGCACGATCCCGCCGACGCCCGTGAGGCTTCCGTCGAACCGGTTGCCGGTG
The window above is part of the Gemmatirosa kalamazoonensis genome. Proteins encoded here:
- a CDS encoding NAD(P)-dependent oxidoreductase, which encodes MSADTARPRVALLGLGTMGSGMARSLLGAGFPLTVWNRSAERAAPLAAAGARVADSPRDAATGASIVIAMVADDAASRAVWLGDRGALGAAAPDTVMVESSTLTPEWVAELAAAADARGCALLDAPVTGSKTQANAGELLFLVGGAAAALARARPAFEAMGRGVVHVGPTGSGALLKLVNNFLCGVQAASLAEALAVVERAGLDRDQALEVLTNGAPGSPLIKTFASRMAARAYAPSFHLALMRKDLVYAQRAAERHGVTLTTAATAQTAFDRAVDAGLGEQDVSAVVEPLRGGQTGPMG
- the araD1 gene encoding AraD1 family protein, whose product is MTRLAQLRRGSERRVALVDEPRLRLLGTFDSTYALAQAAIVGGKSLTDIVHEHASDETLDYDEVYEGRSAWRLMVPFDHPEEPARCLVTGTGLTHLGSARDRQAMHGDESQLTDSMRMFRWGLERGRPADGVVGVAPEWFYKGCGTTLRAHGEPLEVPPYAEDGGEEAEIAGIYVVAPDGTPWRVGMCTGNEFSDHVFEKRNYLNLAGSKLRTCALGPELVVGPTFDSVRGEVAIERGGTDVWSRTILTGEAEMSHSLSNIEHHHFKFAAHRRPGDAHVHYFGACALSFGDGLRLVDGDVMRVAFDGFGRALRNPLRVDAASHAPVAVGSLA
- a CDS encoding L-rhamnonate dehydratase, which gives rise to MKITRIRTRVVEWKGPVVPLPPHFCTNPMDLVAPSLAPETMGTFTFHGWLLCEIFTDDGLVGVGNAALSPRVTKQVIDLYLAPLLVGADPWDVEFLWQHMYRKTMAFGRKGIGMVAISAVDIALWDLLGKAARQPVYRLLGGRTKPRIPVYASRLYSTPLDELASEAARYKREGYRAMKLRFGWGPTDGAAGMRHNVDLVRTVRETVGDDVDVMADAYMGWSLDYAKRMLPLLEPFGLRWLEEAVIPDDTHGYAELRRRTSIPIAGGEHEFTLAGFRDLLEARALDYVQFDTNRVGGLTQARKIAALAEAHGIPVIPHAGQMHNYHVVMASLNSPMAEFFPPVDVEVGNELFWYIFDGEPTPTDGFIDLPENVPGLGLTVNEASLERFEVIE
- a CDS encoding MFS transporter, with the translated sequence MEPRPPDRSIEHRRWRIALLVTVAIAISYLDRQTLPWAIAAVQRDIAISNETKASLDSAFLITYGLMYLGGGRFVDAQGTRRGFLVIMLFWSLACASHGLAGNHGMPALLGLPFGVLMLGASRLLLGVGEGGGFPTATRAVAEWFPVTERSTAMGMINAGTAVGAVAAPPLIALVLTRVDWLGLAPWRWVFFLTGALGLLWTLWWWRVYRTPAEPATAPAEVERSPLGALLRHRETWAVVLAKFLSDGAWYFYLFWLPKYLFDAFHLDIRTAGAIGWIPYAASGVGSVCGGALSSRLLARGLSVNAARKIALGASAALMPWVMLVPGLHSVGWVIFVFSLAFFGQQSWSTLVMILPTDMISRRAVGTLAGLVGFGGAMGGVLLGQVVGYLRDHGQSYTPALVISGSLHVIAFAVLCVGIPVIRPLSTALAERQPVTQPA